In Paralcaligenes sp. KSB-10, the following are encoded in one genomic region:
- a CDS encoding preprotein translocase subunit YajC, with the protein MATDTPAPKSRIELYTHEPMTNWLSPSQLLQTGVRAAIATTLGSYADARDLQAVLNVEALKQPLQIAERDITWIDYVADTGDGWDSTYSVAWSISREQLNVADGAFVLPRANLLILGGDQVYPTPAEDGYRTRFIDPYRGAFPSDIPPRDEEDAPQIVAIPGNHDWYDGLRGFTSLFCARQAIGRWKTVQRTSYFAARLPHGWWLWGLDLQLESLMDAPQLNYFKCIAAPLLQAGDRVIICAPEPSWIDESERLAFQRSPAGGAGNAAAARPSSRESTSWLRSIETQTPRFLSLRKIEGLVEACEGVCLAAVLTGDQHHYARYEPDEAGTLPQRVTCGGGGAYLLGTHHLPEQLCFKSEAGNEERYKLSTAFPDAAWSRRLRNAACLLPIRNSLFCLQLAALYLLYLWVIQSASKVPNSFLGGKTLMAYLAQAPVTLHGFFDTLLPAVAHVMAHSPASMIFTLFIVVGPGLFTMSSTDTDRRRACIGGMLHGMLHLMLAFLLLWLMGYFNLGWVARSLGMPVEVFLDDWRHVLLFIVETSVFGGVIGGFLFGGWMVLADAWFGWHSDEVFSSQGIADGKSFLRMRIDADGLTIYPIKIERVCKNWKTGIGVQSLMRAGNTWRLRAFPGSGARFVPADPIKVELIETPIHISSKPKAPT; encoded by the coding sequence ATGGCTACGGATACTCCCGCACCGAAAAGCCGCATCGAGCTCTATACGCACGAGCCCATGACCAATTGGCTGTCGCCCAGCCAACTGCTGCAGACCGGAGTGCGTGCCGCCATAGCGACCACCCTGGGCTCCTACGCCGATGCGCGCGACCTGCAGGCTGTTCTGAATGTCGAGGCCCTCAAGCAGCCACTGCAAATTGCCGAACGGGATATCACCTGGATCGATTACGTGGCCGACACCGGCGATGGATGGGATTCGACCTATAGCGTTGCCTGGTCTATCAGTCGTGAGCAACTGAATGTAGCCGACGGTGCGTTTGTGCTGCCACGCGCCAATTTACTGATTCTGGGCGGCGACCAGGTTTACCCCACGCCGGCGGAAGACGGCTATCGAACTCGTTTTATCGATCCGTACCGTGGCGCATTCCCATCCGATATTCCGCCGCGCGACGAAGAAGACGCTCCGCAAATAGTGGCCATTCCCGGAAATCACGATTGGTATGACGGTCTGCGCGGTTTTACAAGCCTGTTTTGCGCCCGGCAGGCCATCGGGCGCTGGAAAACCGTGCAACGCACCAGCTACTTTGCCGCCAGGCTGCCGCACGGCTGGTGGTTGTGGGGCCTGGATTTGCAGCTGGAATCGCTGATGGATGCGCCGCAGCTCAACTATTTCAAATGCATAGCCGCACCGCTGCTGCAGGCAGGAGATCGCGTCATCATATGCGCTCCTGAGCCGAGCTGGATCGACGAAAGCGAGCGGCTGGCATTTCAGCGAAGTCCCGCTGGCGGCGCGGGAAACGCGGCGGCAGCCAGGCCTTCTTCGCGGGAAAGCACAAGCTGGCTGCGATCGATAGAAACACAGACTCCGCGGTTCCTGAGCCTGCGCAAGATCGAAGGCCTGGTCGAAGCATGCGAAGGTGTATGCCTGGCCGCTGTCCTGACGGGTGACCAGCATCATTATGCGCGTTATGAGCCCGATGAGGCCGGCACGCTGCCGCAACGCGTTACCTGCGGCGGCGGAGGCGCCTATTTGCTGGGTACGCATCATTTGCCCGAACAGCTGTGCTTCAAGTCCGAAGCAGGAAATGAAGAGCGCTATAAGCTGAGTACCGCGTTTCCCGATGCGGCATGGTCGCGCCGTTTGCGAAATGCCGCCTGCCTGCTGCCCATCAGGAATTCGCTGTTTTGCCTTCAGTTGGCGGCCCTTTACCTGCTTTATCTGTGGGTTATACAAAGCGCCAGCAAGGTTCCAAACTCTTTCCTGGGTGGAAAGACCCTGATGGCGTATCTGGCCCAGGCGCCCGTCACCTTACATGGGTTTTTTGACACACTGTTGCCGGCGGTGGCGCATGTCATGGCGCATAGCCCGGCCAGTATGATCTTTACGCTGTTCATTGTGGTCGGGCCGGGGCTGTTCACAATGTCCAGCACCGACACGGATCGTCGCCGCGCCTGTATCGGCGGGATGTTGCACGGCATGCTGCATTTGATGCTGGCCTTCCTGTTGTTATGGTTGATGGGTTATTTCAATCTCGGCTGGGTAGCACGATCTCTGGGCATGCCCGTCGAGGTATTCCTGGATGACTGGCGCCATGTGCTGCTGTTCATTGTTGAAACAAGCGTGTTCGGCGGCGTGATTGGCGGCTTTCTGTTCGGCGGCTGGATGGTTCTTGCCGATGCCTGGTTCGGTTGGCATAGCGACGAGGTATTTTCATCGCAGGGCATTGCCGATGGCAAGAGCTTCCTGCGTATGCGGATCGATGCGGACGGCCTGACGATTTATCCGATCAAGATCGAACGGGTATGCAAGAACTGGAAGACTGGTATCGG
- a CDS encoding patatin-like phospholipase family protein, which translates to MNAEHTPPIAGGAPQAARALVLAGGGMRVAYQAGVVKALFDEGIRFTFADGSSGGTINLAALMSGIAPDDLCARWRDLSVKKFASLRPASEYLHAARMPALGDADGMVQYVYPKLGVDIGNINAAIGIEAAFNVCRFDDKTVVPIPHTQLDMQRLVAAASLPIFMPAVQADGSTWTDAVWIKDANLLSCVERGARELWVVWCIGNTRVFQDGVFNQYVHMIEMSAVGALNWELATIAAMNARIASGETVQGHSEPIVVYVIRPELPLPLDPDFYLGRIDAATLIDMGYRDARRVLLSRQPAPLDSRATATQEPGIGVTFREKMSGGFALGVSDPQAAAAAGTTLTMNASIHINDIATFVADPQHKADLTGHIDFEPFGLSIPAESGMFGLFTPSGDPVLTYMVYELGFRHAGKSYYLEGKKHVRLGGPWRLWTETTTLFCLLHEGVNTAGRVVGAGTLRLGMADLFRLLGTFHATNAPTEGRSIKASWRFFRFFTAELMRTYILRRPH; encoded by the coding sequence ATGAACGCTGAACATACCCCTCCAATCGCAGGCGGAGCACCGCAGGCCGCCCGGGCCCTGGTGTTGGCGGGAGGCGGCATGCGTGTGGCTTATCAGGCGGGCGTGGTCAAGGCCTTGTTCGACGAAGGCATTCGTTTTACTTTTGCCGATGGCTCTTCGGGGGGCACGATCAACCTTGCCGCATTGATGTCGGGGATTGCCCCGGACGATCTATGCGCCCGGTGGCGCGATCTGTCGGTGAAGAAATTTGCCTCGTTGCGTCCGGCTTCCGAATACCTGCACGCCGCCCGCATGCCGGCACTGGGTGACGCCGATGGCATGGTGCAGTATGTGTACCCGAAGCTGGGTGTCGACATCGGCAACATCAATGCGGCGATCGGTATCGAGGCGGCGTTCAATGTGTGCCGTTTCGATGACAAGACAGTGGTTCCCATTCCTCACACCCAACTGGATATGCAAAGGCTGGTTGCCGCCGCATCGCTGCCGATTTTCATGCCGGCGGTGCAGGCGGACGGCAGCACGTGGACCGACGCCGTATGGATCAAGGACGCCAATCTATTGTCTTGCGTAGAGCGCGGCGCGCGTGAGTTGTGGGTAGTCTGGTGCATAGGCAACACGCGCGTTTTCCAGGACGGGGTTTTCAATCAGTACGTGCACATGATCGAGATGAGTGCGGTGGGGGCGCTGAACTGGGAGCTTGCCACGATTGCCGCGATGAATGCACGCATTGCTTCCGGCGAAACGGTGCAGGGGCATAGCGAGCCTATTGTGGTTTATGTGATCAGGCCGGAGCTGCCCTTGCCGCTCGATCCGGACTTCTATCTGGGAAGAATCGATGCCGCGACCCTGATCGACATGGGTTATCGCGATGCTCGGCGTGTGTTGCTTTCACGGCAGCCGGCGCCGCTGGACAGTCGCGCCACCGCGACGCAAGAGCCCGGCATCGGCGTTACGTTCCGCGAGAAGATGTCGGGCGGGTTCGCGCTTGGCGTCAGCGACCCGCAGGCCGCGGCGGCCGCTGGCACGACCTTGACTATGAATGCAAGCATCCATATCAACGATATTGCCACTTTTGTTGCTGACCCGCAGCACAAGGCCGACCTTACCGGCCATATCGATTTCGAACCGTTCGGCCTGTCGATTCCCGCGGAATCCGGAATGTTCGGCCTGTTTACGCCCAGTGGCGATCCCGTCCTGACCTACATGGTTTATGAGCTGGGGTTTCGGCATGCGGGCAAGTCTTATTACCTCGAGGGGAAAAAGCATGTGCGGCTCGGCGGGCCTTGGCGCCTCTGGACTGAAACCACTACCTTGTTTTGCCTGCTGCATGAAGGGGTCAATACGGCGGGCCGCGTAGTCGGCGCAGGCACGCTGCGGCTGGGGATGGCCGATTTGTTCAGGTTGCTTGGGACGTTTCACGCCACCAATGCTCCGACCGAGGGGCGGTCCATTAAAGCGTCGTGGCGGTTCTTCAGATTTTTTACAGCTGAGCTGATGCGCACGTATATACTGCGCCGGCCGCATTGA
- a CDS encoding DUF4345 family protein, with protein sequence MPTLSRWFFWGYTLMLLGVGVSGVFIASWELRVVFSVPMDHMNDAARATLLNQYRFLKSLELGFGIFCIAYRRRIFLRSLAHKVFLAGVFAGVAARMGGWLADGRPSPVFIAFAVLELATGLLVWHTVRGTVGVVK encoded by the coding sequence ATGCCGACTCTGTCGCGCTGGTTTTTCTGGGGCTACACGCTGATGTTGCTGGGTGTCGGTGTCAGTGGCGTATTTATTGCGTCGTGGGAATTGCGAGTGGTTTTTTCAGTACCAATGGACCATATGAATGATGCGGCGCGAGCCACGTTGTTGAACCAATACCGATTCTTGAAATCGCTGGAGCTGGGGTTCGGGATTTTCTGTATTGCGTACAGGCGGCGGATATTTCTTCGTTCGCTTGCGCACAAAGTGTTTCTGGCCGGCGTGTTTGCCGGCGTGGCCGCACGCATGGGAGGCTGGCTGGCCGACGGCCGGCCCAGTCCGGTATTCATAGCCTTTGCCGTGCTTGAACTCGCCACCGGCCTGCTTGTCTGGCACACGGTTCGCGGCACTGTGGGAGTCGTGAAATGA
- a CDS encoding DUF1772 domain-containing protein, protein MKGKLLVAIYALLFLCASMYLGTGGSLVLFSFPLAAQLTPDNYYLQFVPQVQAATAFFTTMTKIMLACGAIMLVFEWRHATRWVPIVVLACLTVSTVLTLYWIFPLNQEMASHIQDAGRLQHVLAEWMRLNRIRVGLWCVQWAALMWYFARGAYWLRYPALGR, encoded by the coding sequence ATGAAAGGGAAACTGCTTGTTGCCATCTACGCACTGCTCTTCTTGTGCGCGTCGATGTATCTGGGCACCGGCGGTTCCTTGGTGCTGTTTTCCTTTCCGCTGGCCGCGCAACTGACACCCGATAACTACTATCTCCAGTTTGTGCCGCAGGTGCAGGCGGCAACCGCCTTTTTCACAACCATGACCAAGATCATGCTGGCCTGCGGCGCGATCATGCTTGTGTTCGAGTGGCGTCACGCCACACGCTGGGTGCCGATTGTCGTACTGGCCTGCCTGACCGTTTCCACCGTGCTGACGCTTTATTGGATTTTCCCTTTGAACCAGGAAATGGCCAGTCATATCCAGGATGCCGGCCGGCTGCAGCATGTGCTGGCGGAATGGATGCGGCTGAATCGGATTCGCGTCGGCCTGTGGTGCGTTCAATGGGCCGCGCTGATGTGGTATTTCGCTCGGGGAGCCTACTGGCTGCGCTATCCCGCTTTGGGACGTTAA
- a CDS encoding acetoacetate decarboxylase family protein has protein sequence MAIPARQKRLAGRYAQIDGIPFHMPVNSEQTPALMAAFSIDLDAARALIPGNEVHPFQLWRRGLLLVTVVDYRITDIGRYIEYSVAIACTHGARPAPRLLPGLLVKAFGTGQYVWDLPVSTEISVKGGRGIWGMPKHQANLDFVVGRDWISSQYDLDGHMMMRVDVKKPSSAWLPVSMGAANYCTFRGMLMKSYIYFSGKLGFSLFKKGSARLLIGDHPRMAPLKTLDIDADPIFAGYFPSTAGVLDDYFECWFQTKADPIVDPGAGLETTYPLGLSQEWLPPPNRAANWEEAP, from the coding sequence ATGGCCATTCCCGCACGGCAAAAACGACTCGCTGGCCGATATGCGCAGATAGACGGCATCCCTTTTCACATGCCTGTGAATTCGGAGCAGACCCCGGCCCTGATGGCTGCTTTTTCCATCGACCTGGATGCGGCGCGCGCCCTGATTCCCGGCAACGAGGTGCATCCGTTTCAGTTGTGGCGCCGCGGCTTGCTGTTGGTGACGGTAGTCGATTACAGGATTACCGACATAGGCCGGTATATTGAATATTCGGTTGCCATTGCCTGTACGCATGGAGCGCGCCCCGCGCCGCGTCTGCTGCCGGGCTTGCTCGTCAAGGCCTTCGGCACCGGCCAGTATGTGTGGGACCTGCCGGTTTCCACCGAAATCTCGGTCAAGGGCGGCAGGGGTATCTGGGGCATGCCCAAGCATCAGGCCAATCTGGATTTTGTCGTCGGCCGGGACTGGATCAGCAGCCAGTACGATCTGGATGGCCACATGATGATGCGGGTGGACGTGAAGAAGCCTTCTTCCGCCTGGCTGCCCGTCAGCATGGGGGCAGCCAACTACTGCACGTTTCGCGGCATGCTGATGAAGTCCTACATCTATTTCAGCGGCAAGCTGGGTTTTTCCCTGTTCAAGAAAGGTTCGGCCAGATTGCTGATTGGCGATCATCCACGCATGGCGCCTCTCAAGACCCTCGATATCGATGCCGACCCCATTTTCGCGGGCTATTTCCCGTCCACGGCCGGTGTCCTCGACGATTACTTCGAATGCTGGTTTCAGACCAAGGCCGATCCGATCGTGGATCCGGGAGCAGGTCTCGAAACCACTTATCCGCTGGGGCTGTCGCAGGAATGGCTGCCTCCGCCGAATCGCGCCGCAAACTGGGAGGAAGCCCCATGA
- a CDS encoding esterase, giving the protein MSATDRIVPFLADDGMPCNLVHVLGKRTPDKGPVMLVHGAGVRANIFRPPVQVSFVDYLLQHGYDVWLENWRASIDLPKNPWTLDQAALYDHPAAVRKVLEESGAATMKAVIHCQGSTSFIMSAIAGLVPQVTTIVSNAVSLHPRVSWISHQKGRYAVPLVGKVTDYLNPQWGDKPEGLVPLVLQGLVKLTHHECRNNVCRFSSFTYGTGFPVLWRHENLDDAIHDWIRGEFANVPMSFFRQMTRCLSAGHLLAQDDLPGLPADFAAAAPKTTARVAFVAGQLNRCFEWQSQQASFDWFDHHRPDYHSLRVLGGYGHLDVFIGKNAASDTFPVLLDELDRPVS; this is encoded by the coding sequence ATGAGCGCCACCGATCGGATAGTGCCGTTCCTGGCCGACGACGGGATGCCCTGCAACCTGGTTCACGTGCTTGGCAAGCGTACGCCTGACAAAGGGCCGGTAATGCTGGTGCACGGCGCCGGGGTGAGGGCCAATATTTTCCGGCCTCCCGTTCAAGTCAGTTTTGTCGATTACCTGTTGCAGCACGGGTACGATGTGTGGCTCGAGAACTGGCGCGCCAGCATCGACTTGCCCAAGAACCCATGGACGCTCGACCAGGCTGCGCTCTACGATCATCCGGCTGCCGTACGCAAAGTCCTTGAAGAGTCCGGCGCGGCAACCATGAAGGCCGTCATTCATTGCCAGGGCTCGACCAGCTTCATCATGTCGGCGATTGCGGGACTGGTACCCCAGGTGACGACCATCGTATCCAATGCGGTGTCCCTGCATCCCAGGGTTTCCTGGATTTCCCATCAAAAAGGGCGTTACGCGGTGCCGCTGGTCGGCAAGGTAACGGATTACCTGAATCCCCAGTGGGGCGACAAGCCCGAGGGGCTGGTTCCCCTGGTGCTGCAGGGCCTGGTCAAACTGACTCACCACGAATGCCGCAACAATGTTTGCCGATTTTCCAGCTTCACATATGGCACGGGCTTTCCCGTGTTGTGGCGGCATGAAAACCTGGATGACGCCATTCACGACTGGATCCGCGGCGAGTTCGCCAATGTGCCTATGTCGTTTTTCCGGCAGATGACACGCTGCCTGAGTGCGGGCCACCTGCTGGCTCAGGACGATCTCCCCGGATTGCCGGCCGATTTCGCCGCCGCTGCGCCCAAAACAACGGCACGCGTGGCTTTTGTTGCGGGACAACTCAATCGCTGCTTTGAATGGCAAAGCCAGCAGGCCAGCTTCGACTGGTTCGATCATCATCGTCCCGATTATCACTCCTTGCGCGTGTTGGGGGGCTACGGCCACCTCGATGTGTTTATTGGCAAGAATGCAGCAAGCGATACCTTTCCTGTCCTGCTCGATGAGCTGGACAGGCCGGTTTCCTGA
- a CDS encoding carboxymuconolactone decarboxylase family protein, which translates to METRLDYRKANPGAYKAMVGLEQQIAKSSLEKPLTELVRLRASQINGCAFCVDMHATDARKGGETERRLAAVAVWHEAPFFTDRERAALEWTESLTLLPQNHAPDAVWAAVEAHFTPAEIVDLTLLIVSINGWNRFGVGFRLMPE; encoded by the coding sequence ATGGAAACACGTCTTGATTATCGCAAAGCCAATCCGGGCGCATATAAGGCCATGGTGGGGCTTGAACAGCAGATTGCCAAAAGCAGCCTGGAAAAACCACTGACGGAACTGGTGCGTTTGCGTGCGTCGCAAATCAATGGCTGCGCGTTCTGCGTCGATATGCACGCCACCGATGCGCGCAAGGGCGGCGAAACAGAACGGCGTCTTGCCGCGGTGGCCGTGTGGCACGAAGCCCCATTTTTTACCGATCGCGAACGTGCCGCGCTCGAATGGACCGAATCTTTGACGCTGCTTCCCCAAAACCATGCTCCCGATGCCGTCTGGGCCGCTGTGGAAGCGCATTTTACGCCGGCGGAAATCGTCGACCTGACTTTGTTGATTGTGTCCATCAACGGCTGGAACCGGTTCGGTGTCGGATTCCGGCTCATGCCGGAATAA
- a CDS encoding PLP-dependent aminotransferase family protein, whose product MDIHIRIQGQQGLARQIYSQLRAGIMDGRLAAGDRLPSTRDLAARLGVSRKTTLEAYERLGSEGYLQSRPGDGTFVSTDVARLASPPLPQRAAQARPAPIWSQIPAALSLPRPADTLPLDFLGGVTDKTLFPFDAWRRCISRAVRAQAHGRGAYRDTAGEQELRLAISRYLAFNRAITCAWQEILVTQGAQQALDLLARAVLQPGDLVAVEDPGYPPARACFTALGAKVVPVPVDEQGIIVGKLPRQARLIYVTPSHQFPLGTSMSLERRSQLLEWAQQRGAVIIEDDYDGEYRFEGRPMDPLKSLDRTGLVAYVGSFSKTIFPELRVGYVVPPASLLAALNRAKQLCDWHGSTLTQTALAHFMLDGDFAKHLRRMHKYYSARRQTLLARLGGELAPWFEPIAPSAGIHMVARLKQPLTEKALVEAARGESIGLYGIAAFYIRQPPQQGLLFGYGGMGLEKINAALDKLRDLLPRVAPP is encoded by the coding sequence ATGGACATACATATCCGCATCCAGGGCCAACAGGGGCTCGCCCGGCAAATCTACAGCCAGTTGCGGGCGGGGATCATGGACGGGCGCCTGGCTGCGGGCGACCGCCTGCCCTCGACCCGCGATCTGGCCGCCCGATTGGGGGTATCGCGCAAGACCACCCTCGAGGCATACGAGAGGCTGGGCTCCGAAGGATACCTGCAGTCCCGCCCGGGAGACGGCACTTTTGTTTCCACCGATGTCGCCAGGCTGGCTTCCCCGCCATTGCCGCAGCGGGCGGCGCAAGCCAGGCCCGCACCCATCTGGAGCCAGATTCCCGCCGCCTTGTCGCTGCCCAGGCCCGCCGACACACTACCGCTCGATTTCCTGGGCGGCGTCACCGACAAGACCCTGTTTCCGTTTGATGCCTGGCGGCGCTGCATAAGCCGCGCTGTGCGCGCCCAGGCGCACGGACGCGGAGCGTATCGAGACACCGCCGGCGAACAGGAATTGCGCCTGGCCATTTCGCGCTACCTGGCCTTTAACCGTGCGATCACCTGCGCCTGGCAGGAAATCCTGGTGACCCAGGGCGCGCAGCAGGCCTTGGACTTGCTGGCGCGCGCCGTCCTCCAGCCTGGCGATCTCGTTGCGGTCGAAGACCCGGGGTATCCGCCGGCGCGCGCTTGCTTTACCGCACTGGGCGCAAAGGTGGTGCCGGTTCCTGTGGACGAGCAAGGCATTATCGTTGGCAAACTGCCTCGGCAAGCCCGATTAATCTACGTCACGCCATCGCACCAGTTTCCACTGGGGACTTCCATGAGCCTGGAGCGGCGCAGCCAGCTGTTGGAATGGGCCCAACAGCGAGGCGCGGTCATTATCGAAGACGATTACGATGGCGAGTACCGTTTTGAAGGCCGGCCCATGGATCCCCTGAAAAGCCTGGATCGCACAGGCCTGGTGGCCTATGTGGGCTCTTTTTCGAAAACCATTTTCCCGGAACTGCGGGTGGGTTACGTGGTGCCGCCGGCTTCGCTGCTGGCGGCGCTGAACCGGGCCAAGCAGCTCTGCGACTGGCATGGCTCGACCCTGACCCAGACCGCGCTCGCACACTTCATGCTGGATGGGGATTTCGCCAAGCATCTGCGCCGCATGCATAAGTATTACTCGGCCCGGCGGCAAACCCTGCTTGCCCGCCTGGGCGGCGAGCTCGCCCCCTGGTTCGAGCCTATCGCGCCGTCCGCGGGCATCCATATGGTTGCCCGGCTCAAGCAGCCGCTGACGGAAAAGGCTCTTGTCGAGGCAGCCCGGGGAGAATCCATAGGGCTGTATGGAATCGCGGCATTTTATATACGCCAGCCTCCACAACAAGGGCTGTTGTTCGGTTATGGGGGCATGGGACTGGAGAAGATCAATGCGGCGCTCGACAAGCTGCGCGATCTATTGCCCCGGGTTGCTCCGCCATGA
- a CDS encoding LysE family translocator, which yields MPEFSHLLAFGLISLGMVLTPGPNMVYLLSRSICQGRAAGLISLAGVALGFIFYMLCAVLGITALLLTVPYAYDMLRFGGAAYLLYIAWQAVKPGGSSPFQVRELARDSTRKLFMMGFITNLLNPKIAILYMSLLPQFIDAGHGSVLSQSVVLGATQIAISLSVNALIVVMAGSIAGFLLRRPTWLVIQRYLMGTVLAGLAVRIALESRR from the coding sequence ATGCCTGAATTTTCACATCTGCTCGCCTTCGGCCTTATCTCGTTGGGAATGGTTTTAACGCCAGGCCCCAATATGGTTTATCTGCTTTCCCGCTCCATCTGCCAGGGTCGCGCCGCCGGCCTGATTTCGCTCGCCGGGGTTGCGCTGGGTTTTATCTTTTACATGCTTTGCGCTGTCCTGGGCATTACTGCACTGCTGCTTACTGTGCCGTATGCCTACGACATGTTGCGTTTTGGCGGCGCGGCTTATCTTTTGTACATTGCGTGGCAGGCCGTGAAACCGGGCGGCAGCTCGCCATTTCAGGTCAGGGAATTGGCCCGGGACAGCACGCGCAAATTGTTCATGATGGGTTTCATCACTAATTTGCTGAATCCGAAAATCGCCATTCTGTATATGTCTTTGCTGCCTCAGTTTATCGACGCCGGCCATGGCAGCGTGCTGAGTCAGTCCGTGGTGCTGGGTGCAACTCAAATTGCGATCAGCCTTAGCGTGAATGCGCTGATCGTCGTCATGGCCGGTTCGATCGCGGGTTTTCTGCTTCGTCGCCCGACGTGGCTGGTGATACAGCGCTACCTGATGGGGACGGTATTGGCGGGGCTGGCGGTTCGGATTGCTCTTGAGTCGCGGCGCTAG
- the gntK gene encoding gluconokinase: MNHAACYALGVDIGTTATKAVLFDGNGRIVARHSVEYPLLAPQPQAAEQDPEQIFHAVIAAMKTAIESSRIDARHLACVSFSCAMHSLIAVDGDGQPLTQCITWADNRSAPWAERIKRELNGHAIYLRTGTPIHPMAPLAKLFWLRETEPQLFATAARFISIKEYVFHRFFGTYLVDYSVASATGLFNLRQLAWDSEALKVAGIKADRLSTPVPTTHILRGLDPAMAHAASLPPDTPFVIGASDGALSNLGVGAIAPGVVAATIGTSGAVRTVVDQPQTDPQGRIFCYALTEKHWIIGGAVNNGGIVLRWLRDEFAQAESAAARQAGIDPYDALTQSAARIKAGSEGLIFHPYMTGERAPLWNANARGSFFGLALHHSKEHMVRAVMEGVIYNLYSVLQILEELSGASRKVHASGGFARSELWRQMMADVFNRDVHVPESYESSCLGAAVLGLYALGHIDSLDAVTKMTGTSFHHSPSHENAGTYARLLPVFLSIPVKLREEYEIIAKLQQ; this comes from the coding sequence ATGAACCACGCCGCTTGCTACGCTTTGGGAGTAGACATCGGCACGACCGCCACCAAGGCCGTGCTATTCGACGGCAATGGGCGGATCGTCGCCCGGCACAGTGTTGAATACCCCTTGCTGGCCCCGCAACCGCAGGCTGCGGAACAAGACCCCGAACAGATTTTCCACGCGGTTATTGCCGCCATGAAAACGGCCATCGAATCGAGCCGTATCGACGCACGGCATCTTGCCTGCGTCTCGTTCAGCTGCGCCATGCATAGCCTCATCGCCGTGGACGGCGACGGGCAGCCGCTGACCCAGTGCATAACCTGGGCCGACAACCGCAGCGCCCCCTGGGCGGAACGGATCAAGCGCGAACTGAATGGCCACGCCATCTATCTGCGCACCGGCACACCGATACATCCCATGGCGCCCCTGGCAAAGCTATTCTGGCTGCGTGAAACCGAGCCGCAGCTTTTCGCCACAGCCGCCCGCTTCATTTCAATCAAGGAATATGTCTTTCACCGTTTCTTCGGCACGTATCTCGTCGATTACTCGGTGGCTTCGGCCACAGGCCTTTTCAACCTGCGCCAACTCGCCTGGGACTCGGAAGCATTGAAGGTAGCCGGCATCAAGGCAGACCGCCTGTCGACTCCGGTACCCACTACCCACATACTTCGCGGACTCGACCCCGCCATGGCCCATGCGGCCAGCCTGCCGCCCGACACACCGTTTGTGATCGGCGCCAGCGACGGCGCCCTGTCGAATCTGGGAGTGGGGGCCATTGCCCCGGGAGTGGTCGCCGCCACCATAGGCACCAGCGGCGCCGTCCGCACCGTCGTCGACCAGCCGCAAACCGACCCCCAGGGGCGCATCTTTTGCTATGCGCTCACTGAAAAACACTGGATCATCGGCGGCGCGGTCAATAACGGCGGAATCGTTCTGCGCTGGCTGCGCGACGAATTCGCCCAGGCGGAATCGGCCGCGGCCCGGCAAGCCGGCATCGATCCCTACGACGCCCTGACCCAGAGCGCCGCACGCATCAAGGCTGGCAGCGAAGGCCTTATTTTCCACCCCTATATGACCGGGGAACGGGCCCCGCTGTGGAACGCCAATGCGCGCGGTTCTTTCTTCGGGCTGGCTCTGCACCATAGCAAGGAACACATGGTCCGAGCCGTCATGGAAGGCGTTATCTACAATCTTTACAGCGTTCTGCAGATACTCGAGGAGCTGAGCGGCGCCAGCAGGAAAGTACACGCAAGCGGCGGATTCGCACGCTCCGAGCTATGGCGGCAAATGATGGCCGATGTTTTCAATCGCGACGTTCATGTCCCCGAAAGCTATGAAAGCTCGTGCCTTGGGGCCGCCGTGCTCGGGCTTTACGCACTGGGGCACATCGATTCGCTGGATGCCGTGACGAAGATGACAGGCACCAGCTTCCATCACTCGCCCTCGCACGAAAATGCCGGTACCTATGCTCGCCTGCTGCCGGTATTTCTGAGCATCCCCGTCAAGCTTCGCGAAGAATACGAGATCATCGCGAAGCTGCAGCAATAG